A segment of the Arachis hypogaea cultivar Tifrunner chromosome 5, arahy.Tifrunner.gnm2.J5K5, whole genome shotgun sequence genome:
CGTAGTTTTTacgaaaatataaactaataaatcaCCACTGGAATCTTTTTAAACCTTCATTAAACATAATGATGCAGCATCCAATTATATATTCAAGCTAAATATAAAGATATTTAAGAGTTTTAACTTTTAAAgcaattgatattttaaattttaaaatatccgtgactttaaaattaaatgtATTTAGACGTAATTTATTTTTAGATTCATGAAATTTTAAATATACGAAAGAGTTGTAAGATAGTTAGATAGCATGATCAGCTGGGAATTGTGATTTTGAGTTTTTccaaatccaaccaacaaccactGGAGTGTGATATATATAAGCTCTTGTTTTGTTGACCTTTGTTTGCAGTAACAGCATGATGGATTCTTCCCCTTTCTTGGGAACCGATTCTTTCCCCAGTAACAATCTTAGAAAATGCAAGATTCTTCTCACCTTCCTTCTAACCCTTGTGGTCGCTCTCAGCTGTtagttctctctctctccctctctcatttTCCCTATTTTGTTGGAACTTCCACTCtcagattgttgttgttgtttatgtTGTGAATCAATTCTATGGATAAAAAGTTTGATTCTATCATCTGTTTGAAAAAAAGTGTGTGCTGAGTACCCAAATTATATGCAACCGTTCAAAATTCTTTCTTGAATTTCTCATTTTCACTGCTCAGTGCTCACCATATTCATTCATGCCAGGGAAACTCAAAGCAGAATGCTTTTCAAATTGGATTAGATTTTATGAATATTCAGATTAATGATTACTTGCAATCTAGCATAAAATTTAGTTTAGATACCAGAGACAAAAATAACCCTTAGTTTGTAAAAATTAAGATTCTATGAGATatattatgagtttaattttgttaCATAGTGGGTCCATCACATCCACTTTTTTGGATGACTATTCATGCGATCTGAAAAGTAGTTACAACAATAGGGCATCAAAATTAAATCCATGTTATATACCTAGAAATGTAGTTTTCTCATGCTGCCACCAAAATGACTAAGAATCACAAATAGAAGAGAAGCAGAATCTAGAAAAATGATGCAGATTTGAAAGTGACTAGTATTTTGAACTCTATGCCCTTTGACCAGCTTCAAACTTACTATATTTGCCTAATCACACTATTCTTCTTCAGTTGTTGGGTTTGCATTTAGAGGCAGCATAAATTTTGAGGTTGTACCAAGGTTTGAAAGTTCTAATGAAGGTGCATTAAGAAATCAGGCAGACATTGTTGAATCAGAACATGGAGTTGTTGCAGCCGATGATGCGCGGTGTTCAGAGATTGGTGCTTCAATGCTTAGGCAGGGTGGCCATGCTGTTGATGCAGCAGTGGCAACTGCATTATGCCTTGGTGTTGTTTTCACAGCTTCAAGTGGCATTGGAGGCGGCGCTTTCATGGTTGTCCGGTCTTCTTCAACCTCTCAAGCCCAAGCTTTTGACATGAGAGAAACCGCTCCTTCACATGCTTCAAAGGTTTGAGTTAACTTTTCATGTTAAATAAAATGATTTAGGATACAAAATTGATAAGAATGAAGCAATTGTAGGTTTGCACCTAACCGATGTGCTTCGATTTTGATAATTTTTCTTGCTTATAAATCTGAAAATAGCAACTAATGTTTGTTTAGATATATTAATGTCAACAAAACAGAACATGTATCAGAATAATCCTAAAGCTAAGAGCTCAGGTGCCTTAGCAATGGGAGTTCCTGGCGAGATAGCTGGTCTTCACGCAGCATGGTTAAAGTACGGACGATTGCCATGGAAGACCTTATTCGAACCGGCTATAAAACTCTCTAAAGATGGTTTTCTGGTATCTCCAACTCTTGAAGATTACCTTGCTGATGATTCAGATAAAATATTCAATGATCCTGGTTTAAAAAGCATATATGCACCTAATGGAGTTTTGTTAAAAGAAGGGGAATTGTGTTCTAATGTGGAACTTGGCCGCACCTTAGAGGCAGTCGCAGAACAAGGGCCACAAGCATTCTACAATGGGACTATTGGTAAGAAGTTAGTGAAGGATGTAAGAGAAGGTGGTGGAATTTTAACAATGGAGGATTTAAGAAATTATAAGGTGAAAATAACAGATGCCGTAACTTTGAATATGATGGGATACACAATATATGGAATGCCACCTCCTTCAAGTGGAACACTAGGCCTAGCTTTGGTGAGTACATTACATTCTATCCCTTCATTTGTTTTTAAATGACATTATCCTTTCTTGAATGATTATGGTATAAAACATATGGAAAGAGGCATATATGTTGTATCGGTTCAAGGAACTATTGTTTCTTTTATCTGATTCATATAGCCGACTCCAACTAGTAATACCAGacttaattgttgttgttattgtcattttccACTGTATGatgttttattttgattattggtATGTTTCAGGTTCTAAACATCTTCAACAGTTATAGAGATCCTGAAGCTGCAAAGGGCGATCTAGGCCTTCATCGATTAATAGAAGCGTTGAAACACATGTATGCTGTCCGAATGAACTTGGGCGATCCGGACTTCGTAGACATCAGTTACACTGAATCTGAAATGCTTTCCCCATCCTTTGCACAAAAAATTCAGCGCAGGATATTTGACAACGCTACTTTCCCCCCAGAGTACTACTTGAACAGGTATGAATGTATCCACTTGCC
Coding sequences within it:
- the LOC112802049 gene encoding glutathione hydrolase 3 isoform X1; protein product: MMDSSPFLGTDSFPSNNLRKCKILLTFLLTLVVALSFVGFAFRGSINFEVVPRFESSNEGALRNQADIVESEHGVVAADDARCSEIGASMLRQGGHAVDAAVATALCLGVVFTASSGIGGGAFMVVRSSSTSQAQAFDMRETAPSHASKNMYQNNPKAKSSGALAMGVPGEIAGLHAAWLKYGRLPWKTLFEPAIKLSKDGFLVSPTLEDYLADDSDKIFNDPGLKSIYAPNGVLLKEGELCSNVELGRTLEAVAEQGPQAFYNGTIGKKLVKDVREGGGILTMEDLRNYKVKITDAVTLNMMGYTIYGMPPPSSGTLGLALVLNIFNSYRDPEAAKGDLGLHRLIEALKHMYAVRMNLGDPDFVDISYTESEMLSPSFAQKIQRRIFDNATFPPEYYLNRWSPLRDHGTSHFCIVDSDRNAVSMTTTVNSHFGAGVLSTSTGIVLNNEMDDFSIPTDISPDKLPPAPTNFIEPKKRPLSSMTPIIITKDDHLIGVIGASGGINIIPAVIQVFMNHFILGMEPLDAVQSPRIYHKLIPNVVRYENLTANDGDHIELLKSSRIFLQERGHQLSESGALAITQLIVQTTKSEDIKNVHKKNGILTGVSDPRKGGRPAAV
- the LOC112802049 gene encoding glutathione hydrolase 3 isoform X2; the protein is MSTKQNMYQNNPKAKSSGALAMGVPGEIAGLHAAWLKYGRLPWKTLFEPAIKLSKDGFLVSPTLEDYLADDSDKIFNDPGLKSIYAPNGVLLKEGELCSNVELGRTLEAVAEQGPQAFYNGTIGKKLVKDVREGGGILTMEDLRNYKVKITDAVTLNMMGYTIYGMPPPSSGTLGLALVLNIFNSYRDPEAAKGDLGLHRLIEALKHMYAVRMNLGDPDFVDISYTESEMLSPSFAQKIQRRIFDNATFPPEYYLNRWSPLRDHGTSHFCIVDSDRNAVSMTTTVNSHFGAGVLSTSTGIVLNNEMDDFSIPTDISPDKLPPAPTNFIEPKKRPLSSMTPIIITKDDHLIGVIGASGGINIIPAVIQVFMNHFILGMEPLDAVQSPRIYHKLIPNVVRYENLTANDGDHIELLKSSRIFLQERGHQLSESGALAITQLIVQTTKSEDIKNVHKKNGILTGVSDPRKGGRPAAV